In Methanothermobacter sp., a genomic segment contains:
- a CDS encoding UPF0146 family protein: MWEDLALYIIRSSQPSDRVVEVGAGRFLYVSDYIMKHSKVDLILTDIKPSRGDIIYDDITSPDMDIYRDAATIYSIRPPSELHTPLMMVADAAGARLIIKPLTGENIATEKPMKLVNYRKTFFYEYNP; the protein is encoded by the coding sequence ATGTGGGAAGATCTTGCACTTTACATAATCAGGAGTTCGCAGCCATCCGACCGTGTTGTTGAGGTTGGTGCCGGCAGATTCCTGTATGTTTCAGATTATATCATGAAACATTCAAAAGTTGATTTGATTCTAACAGATATTAAACCTTCCCGTGGGGACATAATTTACGATGACATCACCTCACCGGACATGGATATCTACAGGGATGCCGCCACAATATACTCCATAAGACCCCCATCTGAACTCCACACCCCCCTTATGATGGTAGCGGACGCAGCTGGTGCCCGGCTGATCATAAAACCACTCACTGGGGAAAATATAGCCACAGAAAAACCCATGAAACTTGTAAATTACAGAAAAACCTTTTTCTACGAGTACAATCCATAA
- the rimI gene encoding ribosomal protein S18-alanine N-acetyltransferase, translating into MIVREFRPQDLKTVLKIERESFSDPYPAHLLRDIYNLGAGFLVAQEDGRVVGFIIFWIRFEDEGHIISLAVDKDYRRQGVGAELVRTAIGIFEKFHIKNIKLEVRAKNRGAINFYRALGFSEEKVIANYYEDGEDAVVMRMDLHSGGDSPYDHEY; encoded by the coding sequence ATGATAGTAAGGGAATTCAGACCACAGGACCTTAAAACGGTTCTGAAGATTGAGAGGGAATCATTTTCTGATCCCTACCCGGCACACCTCCTGAGGGACATATACAACCTTGGAGCAGGTTTCCTCGTGGCCCAGGAGGACGGCAGGGTCGTTGGATTCATAATATTCTGGATCCGCTTTGAGGATGAAGGTCATATTATTTCACTTGCAGTTGATAAAGATTACCGCCGCCAGGGTGTCGGGGCTGAACTTGTGAGGACAGCCATAGGTATATTTGAAAAATTTCATATTAAAAATATTAAACTGGAGGTAAGGGCAAAGAATAGAGGGGCCATAAATTTCTACAGGGCCCTTGGCTTCAGTGAGGAGAAGGTTATAGCAAACTACTATGAGGATGGAGAGGACGCTGTGGTGATGAGGATGGATCTCCACTCTGGAGGAGATTCTCCTTATGATCATGAATATTAA